A single genomic interval of Eptesicus fuscus isolate TK198812 chromosome 10, DD_ASM_mEF_20220401, whole genome shotgun sequence harbors:
- the LOC129150512 gene encoding small integral membrane protein 12-like, producing MWPVFWTVVRTYAPYVTFPVAFVVGAVGYHLEWFIRGKDPQPVEEENSISERREDRKLDELLGKDHTQVVSLKDKLEFAPKAVLNRNRPEKN from the coding sequence ATGTGGCCTGTGTTTTGGACCGTGGTGCGTACCTATGCTCCCTATGTCACATTTCCTGTGGCCTTTGTGGTCGGGGCTGTGGGCTACCACCTGGAATGGTTCATCCGGGGAAAAGATCCCCAGCCTGTGGAGGAGGAGAACAGCATCTCAGAGCGTCGGGAAGATCGAAAGTTGGATGAGCTGCTAGGCAAGGACCACACCCAGGTGGTAAGCCTTAAGGACAAGCTGGAATTTGCCCCTAAAGCTGTCCTGAACAGAAACCGCCCGGAGAAGAATTAA